Proteins co-encoded in one Nitratireductor kimnyeongensis genomic window:
- a CDS encoding DMT family transporter translates to MYRQAYLFLCLTTLFWGGNAVAGRLAVGHVSPMMLTTLRWIIGCVLLVTFAWPHLRRDWPAIRQKLPLLAALGTLGFTGFNAVFYSSAQFTSAINIAIEQGAIPMVIFVANFVLFRQRVSFLQIAGFVLSLVGVALVASHGEFSRLLELDVNFGDALMLVAVLLYAGYTVGLRLKPAIHWLSLMFMLSVFALLASLPLVAWEAATDRLIVPDLQGWMVVFYVVLFPSIFAQTLYIRGNELIGGNRAGLFINLVPIFGTLLSIVILREAFFTYHAVALVLVLGGIWLAEHGGRKLASRQANAGA, encoded by the coding sequence ATGTATCGCCAAGCCTATCTCTTTCTCTGTCTGACCACGCTTTTCTGGGGCGGCAATGCCGTGGCCGGCCGGCTGGCTGTGGGCCATGTGTCGCCGATGATGCTGACAACGCTTCGCTGGATCATCGGTTGCGTGTTGCTCGTCACCTTCGCGTGGCCGCATTTGCGGCGCGACTGGCCGGCGATCCGACAAAAATTGCCTCTGCTGGCCGCACTGGGCACACTTGGCTTTACCGGGTTCAACGCGGTTTTCTACAGTTCGGCCCAGTTTACGTCCGCCATCAACATCGCCATCGAACAGGGCGCAATACCGATGGTCATATTCGTTGCCAATTTTGTTCTCTTCCGCCAACGCGTGAGCTTTTTGCAAATTGCTGGTTTTGTTCTATCTCTCGTCGGTGTGGCGCTGGTCGCCAGCCATGGCGAGTTTTCCCGCCTCCTGGAACTGGACGTGAACTTCGGCGACGCGCTCATGCTTGTCGCCGTGTTGCTCTACGCAGGCTATACGGTCGGGCTTCGGTTGAAACCGGCTATTCATTGGTTAAGCCTGATGTTCATGCTTTCGGTATTCGCGCTTCTCGCCTCGTTGCCGCTGGTGGCGTGGGAGGCCGCGACGGATCGGCTCATCGTGCCTGACCTGCAGGGCTGGATGGTGGTCTTTTATGTGGTGCTCTTCCCTTCGATCTTCGCACAGACGCTCTATATTCGCGGCAATGAGCTGATCGGCGGAAATCGTGCCGGCCTGTTCATCAATCTGGTGCCGATCTTCGGAACGCTTCTGTCTATCGTCATTTTGCGCGAAGCGTTCTTTACCTATCATGCGGTTGCGCTTGTTCTGGTGCTGGGCGGTATATGGCTGGCCGAGCATGGTGGCCGGAAACTGGCATCCAGACAGGCAAATGCCGGCGCGTGA
- a CDS encoding sugar transferase, whose protein sequence is MLPEILAASFLQCVVYTAFILNAPRNDWNNLAIVCIVLFALPFAIALALLGFRRQRNTFSIAIFVTFVCFNVAVAGLSGLRIPVSYSALLTACLIAMVAMTIANLRLHRSLEDRVALLDFPKAEEVAARLAGHVAVISDKTTDIGAFDRLLIDTRTHHNPEWSAFLTKAYMVGIDVTPWFNFLELREGRVDVDTFDVSHLAYTPSQIYYSKAKRALDLFSVVLTAPITIPLGLALWLYIRLLDGGPAIFVQTRRGYGGRSFNMLKFRTMYRGQQGGATQTNDERIITGCAFLRRLRLDELPQLINIWRGEMSLVGPRPVAEYVAQESETAEKKFIHRTMVLPGITGWAQVNSGYAGNTHEEIHKLSYDLYYIKHLSFDLDLLIIFSTVSTVLFGRGAR, encoded by the coding sequence ATGCTCCCGGAGATTCTCGCGGCGTCATTTCTGCAATGCGTCGTCTATACGGCATTCATTCTGAATGCGCCGCGCAACGATTGGAACAATCTCGCGATTGTCTGCATTGTCCTGTTTGCGCTGCCTTTCGCCATTGCGCTGGCGCTCCTGGGCTTCCGCCGGCAGCGCAACACCTTTTCCATCGCGATCTTCGTAACGTTCGTCTGTTTCAACGTCGCCGTGGCAGGCTTGTCGGGACTGCGTATCCCGGTAAGCTACTCAGCCCTGTTGACGGCTTGCCTCATTGCCATGGTTGCAATGACAATTGCCAATCTCAGGCTCCACCGTTCACTGGAAGATCGTGTGGCCCTGCTGGACTTCCCAAAGGCCGAAGAAGTTGCCGCAAGGCTCGCCGGCCACGTGGCGGTGATCAGTGACAAGACCACAGACATCGGTGCTTTTGACCGATTGCTGATCGACACCAGGACGCATCACAACCCTGAGTGGTCGGCCTTCCTTACAAAGGCATATATGGTCGGCATCGACGTTACACCGTGGTTCAATTTTCTAGAACTGCGTGAAGGACGCGTGGACGTCGACACCTTTGATGTATCGCATCTCGCCTACACCCCCAGCCAGATTTACTACTCCAAGGCAAAGCGCGCGCTCGACCTCTTTTCCGTGGTTCTCACGGCGCCGATAACCATCCCATTGGGGCTGGCGCTTTGGCTCTACATCCGGCTGCTTGACGGGGGCCCTGCGATTTTCGTGCAGACGCGGCGCGGATATGGTGGCCGCTCCTTCAACATGTTGAAATTCCGCACGATGTATCGGGGCCAGCAAGGTGGAGCCACGCAGACCAATGACGAGCGGATCATCACCGGCTGCGCATTTCTGCGTCGTCTAAGGCTGGATGAGCTGCCGCAGCTCATCAACATCTGGCGGGGAGAAATGAGCCTGGTCGGGCCACGCCCTGTCGCTGAATATGTGGCGCAGGAAAGCGAGACTGCGGAGAAGAAATTTATCCACCGCACCATGGTCCTGCCCGGCATCACCGGTTGGGCCCAGGTGAACTCCGGCTACGCAGGCAACACGCACGAAGAGATTCACAAGCTCTCCTACGATCTCTATTACATAAAGCATCTATCGTTCGACCTGGACCTCCTGATCATTTTTTCGACCGTGAGCACCGTTCTTTTTGGACGCGGCGCCCGATAA
- the serA gene encoding phosphoglycerate dehydrogenase translates to MAPRVLVSDKLSPTAVQIFKDRGVEVDYLPDLGKDKEKLLSVIDQYDGLAIRSATKVTEKLINNATNLKVVGRAGIGVDNVDIPAASRRGIIVMNTPFGNSITTAEHAIAMLFAVARQIPEANASTHEGKWEKNRFMGVEITGKTLGVIGCGNIGSVVAMRAIGLKMHVVAFDPFLSAERASELGVEKVELDELFKRADFITLHTPLTDKTRGVIDKDAIAKMKKGVRIINCARGGLVVEADLVEGLKSGKVAGAGIDVFETEPATENPLFNMPNVVCTPHLGASTSEAQENVAIQVAEQMSDYLTKGAVTNAINMPSISAEEAPRLKPFIKLAEVLGAFVGQVTDEAIEEVEILFDGSTTEMNRRALISAALAGLIRPQVADVNMVSAPIMAKERGIILSEVKRDKSGVFDGYIKLTVKTSEKTRTIAGTVFSDGKPRFIQIKGINLDAEVGQHMLYTTNYDVPGIIGLLGSICAKHQVNIANFQLGRNRQGGDAIALLYLDAPFPPEVLRELRATDVILSAKPLSFDVAA, encoded by the coding sequence ATGGCGCCCCGCGTACTCGTATCCGACAAACTGTCGCCCACCGCCGTTCAGATCTTCAAGGATCGCGGCGTCGAGGTGGATTACCTGCCCGATCTGGGCAAGGACAAGGAAAAGCTCCTTTCCGTCATCGACCAGTATGACGGCCTTGCCATCCGCTCCGCGACCAAGGTCACCGAAAAACTCATCAACAACGCCACCAATCTGAAAGTGGTGGGTCGCGCTGGCATCGGCGTGGACAATGTCGACATTCCGGCAGCTTCCCGCCGCGGCATCATCGTGATGAACACGCCTTTCGGCAATTCCATCACCACCGCCGAGCACGCCATTGCGATGCTGTTTGCGGTCGCCCGCCAGATTCCGGAGGCCAACGCTTCCACCCATGAAGGCAAATGGGAGAAGAACCGCTTCATGGGTGTCGAGATCACCGGCAAGACGCTGGGTGTCATCGGTTGCGGCAATATCGGCTCCGTGGTCGCCATGCGGGCCATAGGCCTGAAAATGCATGTGGTGGCCTTCGACCCGTTCCTTTCGGCAGAACGTGCCTCCGAACTGGGTGTCGAAAAAGTCGAGCTCGACGAGCTCTTCAAGCGCGCCGACTTCATCACCCTGCACACGCCGCTGACCGACAAGACCCGTGGCGTCATCGACAAGGATGCCATCGCCAAGATGAAAAAGGGCGTGCGCATCATCAACTGCGCGCGCGGTGGCCTTGTGGTTGAGGCGGACCTCGTTGAAGGCCTGAAATCCGGCAAGGTGGCCGGTGCCGGCATCGACGTTTTCGAGACGGAACCGGCAACGGAGAATCCGCTCTTCAACATGCCTAACGTGGTCTGCACACCGCATCTGGGTGCATCGACCAGCGAAGCGCAGGAGAATGTCGCCATCCAGGTGGCGGAGCAGATGTCGGATTACCTGACCAAGGGTGCGGTGACCAACGCGATCAACATGCCTTCGATCAGCGCCGAGGAAGCCCCGCGTCTGAAACCCTTCATCAAACTCGCGGAAGTGCTTGGTGCGTTCGTCGGCCAGGTGACCGACGAGGCTATCGAGGAAGTGGAGATCCTGTTCGACGGTTCCACCACGGAGATGAACCGCCGCGCGCTGATCAGCGCAGCGCTCGCCGGCCTGATCCGCCCGCAGGTGGCCGATGTCAACATGGTCTCCGCCCCGATCATGGCCAAGGAGCGCGGCATCATCCTATCGGAGGTCAAGCGCGACAAGTCGGGCGTGTTCGACGGCTATATCAAGCTGACCGTGAAAACCTCCGAGAAGACGCGTACCATCGCCGGCACCGTGTTCTCCGATGGCAAGCCGCGCTTCATTCAGATCAAGGGCATCAATCTTGATGCCGAAGTCGGCCAGCACATGCTCTACACGACCAATTACGACGTGCCGGGCATTATCGGGCTTCTGGGCTCGATCTGCGCAAAGCACCAGGTCAACATCGCCAACTTCCAGCTCGGTCGCAACCGGCAGGGCGGCGATGCCATCGCGCTGCTTTATCTTGATGCGCCCTTCCCACCGGAAGTCCTGCGCGAGCTGCGCGCCACGGACGTAATTCTGTCAGCCAAGCCGCTTTCCTTCGACGTGGCTGCGTAA